The following proteins are encoded in a genomic region of Prionailurus viverrinus isolate Anna chromosome E3, UM_Priviv_1.0, whole genome shotgun sequence:
- the DCTN5 gene encoding dynactin subunit 5 — translation MELGELLYNKSEYIETASGNKVSRQSVLCGSQNIVLNGKTIVMNDCIIRGDLANVRVGRHCVVKSRSVIRPPFKKFSKGVAFFPLHIGDHVFIEEDCVVNAAQIGSYVHVGKNCVIGRRCVLKDCCKILDNTVLPPETVVPPFTVFSGCPGLFSGELPECTQELMIDVTKSYYQKFLPLTQV, via the exons ATGGAGTTGGGCGAGCTGCTTTATAACAAGTCGGAGTACATCGAGACG GCATCTGGAAACAAAGTTAGTCGCCAGTCTGTGTTGTGTGGAAGTCAGAACATCGTTCTCAATGGCAAG ACCATTGTGATGAACGACTGTATTATCCGAGGGGATCTGGCAAATGTGAGAGTTGGACGTCATTGCGTTGTGAAAAGCCGCAGTGTCATAAGGCCACCTTTCAAGAAATTCAGCAAAGG tgttgcattttttcctttacatatCGGGGACCATGTCTTTATTGAGGAAGATTGTGTGGTCAACGCAGCTCAGATTGGCTCTTACGTTCACGTTGGCAAGAACTGTGTGATT GGGCGCCGGTGTGTATTGAAAGATTGCTGCAAAATTCTTGACAACACAGTTTTACCCCCAGAAACTGTGGTGCCGCCATTCACTGTCTTCTCCGGCTGCCCAG GACTGTTTTCAGGGGAACTCCCAGAATGTACCCAGGAGCTGATGATTGACGTCACCAAGAGCTACTACCAGAAGTTTTTGCCCTTGACACAGGTCTAA
- the PALB2 gene encoding partner and localizer of BRCA2 isoform X4 has product MEEPPGKPLSYEEKEKLKEKLAFLKREYSKTLARLQRAQRAEKVKNSVKKTAEEHDCLFQQDISPQLNHSESKTKVSPCETLQISTHLDEETGEKTPITLDIEPESFNLGHGPVEQLHIPSDIQEHFPYQVSGPSGEKRQSKLPERRKQQQRTFTSQARESFFDTDSLILSGKRLKELEEINRENPRTPVTGRTYLSSSTCDILDSPAPVTETNVRGVLTPPTAKPQRVVDALVRGNHFPTVSTLASFTPSNNSGGQHLEHKPPKGDCELITHGLKNIIPASPVNLEAQDQKMTVSTDNPEVNKAVSASGQLPRSPDLETDNLCSVNEFAYNNLSANGNQNLKGQNHTEECLKSPHNTLYDRNESPQEKEVVSQSKSLSPEVISPASAENQTHSCTMLEGLPFPAEYYVRTTRRMSSYQRKVALEVVINNHLGVKKKGYKNKSKEATKNLNLPSEETDWSGIRTSDTCTRQPSSRSPQKRPSLTEVSSPTGPPKDNLSRKAVIQPSGRRHGRKTKSICTAILDDGELLLPTFGTSGVNRSKEEVALNKEQNGKAIIHGKKDDRQKEDSLSSRNNAYLALDSAAFRASFPKNEMLSLKQLSSVLKTTDFQLPDEDFGPLKLKKLKSESEKSVEPFVSKMYGDKLLKEGNCVVLEEMTPTQIDIEMEDLEEEILVLPGKAQPKTPNPTSQPQKKGLSSSIVLFTPFNTVTPEDNDRLTADVCSPAFPILGTTPAFGSQARCERVSTEVVGSTCSVPQLPLLKDCDRKQGNSWASPSKSDGSPVVSGREGQPSCDSDSGSQAKLLPTESVTSEENQLCGNMHVESWKQSTEQTEVADLPACNGLIPGHLQLVSKLKNPSGSCSVDVSAMWWEIAGFKEPCIITACEYVVSLWKPLDTWQWEKLYSWHFTEVPVLQIVPVPDVCNLVCVALGNLEIREIRSLLCSSDGGCEKQVLLSSGNIKAVLGLTERRLVSSSGTLCDQRVEIMTFAEDGRSKEKQFLMSPEETVLTFAEVQGVQEALLGTTVMNNIVIWGSCLLS; this is encoded by the exons ATGGAAGAGCCTCCCGGGAAACCTCTCAGctatgaggaaaaggaaaag ttgAAGGAAAAGTTAGCATTCTTGAAAAGGGAATACAGCAAGACACTGGCCCGCCTCCAG cGTGCCCAAAGAGCTGAGAAGGTTAAGAATTCTGTTAAGAAAACAGCAGAAGAACATGATTGTTTGTTCCAGCAGGACATTTCACCACAGCTAAACCACTCAG aaTCTAAAACTAAAGTATCTCCTTGTGAGACATTACAAATCAGCACCCATCTGGATGAAGAAACTGGAGAAAAGACACCTATCACACTTGACATTGAGCCTGAGTCCTTCAACCTTGGACATGGCCCCGTGGAACAATTACATATACCAAGTGATATCCAAGAACATTTTCCCTACCAGGTCAGTGGTCCTAGTGGTGAGAAAAGGCAGAGTAAGTTgccagagagaagaaagcagcagCAGAGAACATTTACTTCACAGGCGAGAGAATCTTTCTTTGACACGGATTCACTCATACTCTCTGGAAAAAGACTAAAGGAACTGGAAGAAATCAATAGAGAGAATCCTAGAACACCTGTAACTGGAAGAACTTACCTTTCAAGTTCTACGTGTGACATTCTGGATTCTCCAGCACCAGTGACAGAAACTAATGTAAGGGGTGTATTAACTCCACCAACTGCCAAACCACAAAGAGTTGTTGATGCACTCGTAAGAGGAAATCATTTCCCCACAGTGTCTACACTTGCTTCATTTACTCCATCAAATAACAGTGGTGGTCAGCACCTTGAACATAAGCCTCCTAAAGGTGACTGTGAACTCATTACTCATGGTTTAAAAAACATTATCCCTGCTTCACCTGTAAACCTAGAGGCACAAGACCAAAAAATGACTGTCTCTACAGATAACCCAGAGGTAAATAAAGCTGTAAGTGCAAGTGGCCAGCTGCCTAGAAGTCCTGACTTAGAGACAGATAATTTGTGCTCTGTGAATGAATTCGCTTACAATAACTTAtcagcaaatggaaaccaaaatttaaaaggaCAGAATCACACAGAGGAGTGTTTAAAATCTCCCCATAACACTCTTTATGATAGAAATGAAAGTCCTCAGGAAAAAGAGGTTGTAAGTCAATCTAAGAGTCTTAGCCCAGAAGTAATCTCTCCTGCTTCTGCAGAAAATCAAACACATTCTTGCACAATGCTCGAAGGCCTTCCATTTCCCGCAGAATATTATGTTAGAACAACACGACGCATGTCAAGTTACCAGAGAAAAGTAGCCCTGGAAGTTGTAATTAACAATCATTTGGGTGTCAAAAAGAAagggtataaaaataaaagtaaggagGCAACTAAAAATTTAAACCTTCCCAGTGAAGAAACTGACTGGAGTGGAATTAGGACCTCTGACACATGCACAAGACAACCAAGTTCAAGAAGTCCTCAGAAACGTCCCTCTTTAACTGAAGTCAGCTCTCCCACTGGGCCCCCTAAAGATAACCTTTCCAGGAAGGCAGTTATCCAGCCATCTGGTAGGAGACacggaagaaaaacaaagtcaatcTGCACCGCTATATTAGATGATGGTGAACTCCTTTTGCCAACTTTTGGCACATCAGGTGTTAATAGATCCAAGGAAGAGGTTGCCTTGAACAAAGAGCAGAATGGAAAGGCAATTATTCATG GGAAGAAAGATGATCGTCAAAAAGAGGACTCCCTTTCTTCCAGAAATAATGCTTATTTGGCTTTGGATTCTGCTGCATTCAGGGCTTCATTTCCTAAGAATGAGATGCTAAGTTTAAAGCAACTGTCCTCTGTTCTCAAAACCACAGATTTTCAGTTACCTGATGAAGACTTTGGACCTCTTAAGCTTAAGAAACTGAAGTCCGAATCAGAAAAATCAGTGGAGCCTTTTGTATCAAAAATGTATGGGGATAAGCTCCTTAAGGAGGGAAACTGTGTTGTTTTGGAAGAAATGACACCTACACAAATTGATATTGAAATGGAGGACTTGGAAGAGGAAATTCTTGTTCTCCCAGGAAAAGCACAACCTAAAACACCAAACCCAACAAGCCAGCCTCAGAAGAAGGGCCTTTCTTCATCCATAGTACTTTTCACTCCTTTCAATACCGTCACCCCTGAGGATAATGACAGACTGACGGCAGATGTGTGTTCACCCGCCTTCCCCATCCTAGGCACTACTCCAGCTTTCGGCTCCCAAGCACGCTGTGAAAGAGTGTCCACAGAGGTGGTTGGATCAACTTGCTCTGTACCCCAACTTCCTCTCTTGAAAGACTGTGATCGGAAGCAAGGCAACAGTTGGGCCAGCCCCTCAAAATCAGATGGCAGCCCGGTTGTGTCAGGTCGGGAAGGACAGCCTTCCTGTGACAGTGATTCTGGTTCCCAAGCAAAACTTCTTCCCACTGAGTCAGTCACTTCCGAAGAAAATCAGCTGTGTGGAAATATGCATGTGGAGTCGTGGAAACAGTCCACTGAGCAG ACTGAAGTAGCAGACCTTCCTGCTTGTAATGGCTTAATCCCAGGCCACCTACAATTGGTTTCGAAGTTAAAG AATCCTTCTGGTTCCTGTTCCGTGGACGTGAGTGCCATGTGGTGGGAAATAGCCGGTTTCAAAGAGCCATGTATCATAACTGCCTGTGAATACGTAGTTTCTCTTTGGAAACCTCTAGATACTTGGCAGTGGGAAAAACTTTATTCCTGGCACTTTACAGAG GTTCCAGTGTTACAGATAGTTCCAGTGCCTGATGTATGTAACCTCGTGTGCGTGGCTTTGGGAAATTTGGAAATCAGGGAAATCAG GTCATTACTTTGTTCCTCTGATGGTGGATGTGAAAAGCAAGTGCTACTGAGTTCTGGAAATATAAAAGCTGTGCTTGGCCTGACAGAGAGGAGGCTAGTCAGTAGCAGTGGGACCCTTTGTGACCAACGAGTAGAAATCATGACATTTGCAGAAGATGGAAG aagcaaagaaaaacaatttttgatgTCCCCTGAAGAGACTGTACTAACTTTTGCTGAGGTGCAAGGGGTGCAGGAAGCTCTGCTTGGTACTACTGTAATGAACAACATTGTTATTTG